A genomic window from Elaeis guineensis isolate ETL-2024a chromosome 3, EG11, whole genome shotgun sequence includes:
- the LOC105040402 gene encoding allene oxide synthase 2, whose translation MPPTKLAADDYSSSGLPIKPIPGSYGLPFFSPIRDRLDFYYFQGHDAFFKSRVSKYQSTVFRVNVPPAFSMASDPRVIAVLDAKSFPVLFDLSVVDKTDVLTGTYIPSAALTGGFRPLAYLDPADPRHAALKQLLFDLLAARGPRLIPSFRAAYSALLDSLEAALANSGPADFNTLNEATALNFVCEFLFGGAAPSTTAHKKAIKWLFFQLHPLATLGLPKLLEELFFHTFHLPPFLVRSDYKALASYFAEAAKPVLDDAEKTRGLSREETLHNLVFVAVFNAYGGIKLSFPRILRRLAESGPELHARLAREIRSVVRSEGGAVTVAGLERMELTKSVVWELLRLDPPVEYQYARAKKDLVIESHEAAFRVKKGEMIFGYQPVATRDERVFRKGGEFVADRFVGEEGKKLLKYVYWSNGRETEEAEVGNKQCPGKDVVVMMCRLLVVEFFLRYDSFTAEVGMLPLEPKVTVTSITKASSLDQSS comes from the coding sequence ATGCCGCCCACCAAGTTGGCGGCCGACGACTACTCTTCGTCCGGCCTCCCCATAAAACCCATCCCAGGGAGCTacggcctccccttcttctcccccATCCGAGACCGCCTCGACTTCTACTACTTCCAGGGCCATGACGCCTTCTTCAAGTCCCGCGTTTCCAAGTACCAGTCCACCGTCTTCCGGGTCAACGTGCCCCCGGCCTTTTCCATGGCCTCCGACCCCCGCGTCATCGCCGTCCTCGACGCCAAGAGCTTCCCCGTCCTCTTCGATCTTTCCGTCGTCGACAAGACCGACGTCCTCACCGGCACCTACATCCCCTCCGCCGCTCTCACCGGCGGCTTCCGACCCCTAGCCTACCTTGACCCTGCCGACCCCCGCCACGCCGCCCTTAAGCAGCTCCTATTCGACCTCCTCGCCGCCCGCGGGCCCCGCCTCATCCCCTCCTTCCGCGCAGCCTACTCCGCCCTCCTCGACTCCCTCGAGGCCGCCCTTGCCAACTCCGGCCCTGCCGACTTCAATACTCTCAACGAAGCCACCGCCCTAAACTTTGTCTGCGAATTCCTCTTCGGCGGCGCCGCCCCCTCCACCACCGCTCACAAGAAGGCCATCAAGTGGCTCTTTTTCCAGCTCCATCCCCTCGCCACCCTCGGCCTCCCCAAGCTCCTCGAGGAGCTCTTCTTCCACACCTTCCACCTCCCCCCTTTCCTTGTCCGCTCCGACTACAAGGCCCTTGCCAGCTACTTCGCCGAGGCCGCGAAGCCGGTACTCGATGATGCCGAGAAGACGAGGGGGCTCTCGAGGGAGGAAACGTTGCACAACCTCGTCTTCGTCGCCGTCTTCAACGCCTACGGGGGCATCAAGCTCTCCTTCCCCCGTATCCTCAGACGGCTGGCCGAGTCTGGGCCGGAGCTGCATGCCCGGCTCGCCCGGGAGATCCGGTCCGTCGTCCGGTCCGAGGGCGGTGCAGTCACCGTCGCCGGTCTAGAGCGCATGGAGCTGACCAAGTCCGTGGTGTGGGAGCTCCTGCGACTGGACCCGCCCGTGGAGTACCAGTACGCGAGAGCGAAGAAAGATCTGGTGATCGAGAGCCACGAGGCGGCGTTCAGAGTGAAGAAGGGGGAGATGATATTTGGGTACCAGCCGGTGGCGACGAGGGACGAGAGGGTGTTCCGGAAGGGAGGGGAGTTCGTGGCGGACCGGTTCGTGGGGGAGGAGGGGAAGAAGCTACTGAAGTACGTGTACTGGTCGAACGGGAGGGAGACGGAGGAGGCGGAAGTGGGGAACAAGCAGTGCCCCGGGAAGGACGTCGTGGTCATGATGTGCCGGCTCCTTGTGGTGGAGTTCTTCCTCCGTTATGACTCGTTCACCGCGGAGGTCGGGATGCTGCCCCTCGAGCCCAAGGTCACCGTGACCTCGATCACCAAGGCCTCATCCCTCGACCAGTCGTCCTGA